The Haloplanus sp. CK5-1 genome segment TCACCTAGTACGCCTTGAGTCGTGTCAAAGGATCTCCAATTGGTGTTAATATTAATAGCCATATGCACATTGTATTTTTGTTTCTTCGCGAATTCGCAACTGGTGTGAAACGAAATATATCCGATCGGGCCAGATTCGTCGTATTCGCAGTCGGACTGCTCGCCGTGATAGTTGGGGTATCGGGCGTGGTAGTGGCCGAATCCCAACCGATTTCCGCGGACCACTCGGCCACTCCTTCGGGTGGGATCGAAATATACGAACACCGGACGGAAGCCGGGGAGGAAGTACACACCATCGTGCTCCCCCCGGAGAGGGTCGCCGAGACGGGGGTAGGCGACGAGGTGGTCGGGATCGTCGTGATCCCGGAGCGTGACCGTGTCTGTCAGGCTGTCGACGGCAAGAGTTACGAGGCCGCCAACGCCGGGTGTATGGAAGACGAGTCGACGGTCGATGCGTACCTCGACGCGACCGCCGTCGAACGACTGTCGGGTGGGGATTACACGGTCGAGTAGCGGGACCGACCGGATATCCCACCGTCGCGTCGCACGGGCCGGGAGGGAGTTGAACCACGGTCGTTCCGCTCGCTACGCTCCGTTCTCTGGTTCGACTCCTCCGTATACCGTTCGCGCGACACGGCTCCTCGTGTCGCTCACTCCGCTCGTCGCGTAGTGTCGCGCAGAAGCGGGGCCGGGAGGGAGTTGAACCACGGTCACTCCGCTTCGCTCCGCTCCCTGGTTCAACGCCCTCCGTAGCCGCTTCGCTCCTCACTCTCGTTCGGAGCGGAAGCGGGCCGGGAGGGAGTTGAACCCCCGACCGACGGATTAAGAGTCCGTCGCTCTACCTAACTGAGCTACCGGCCCTCGGCGAGTTCTATCCGTGGCCAACTAAAAGGCGTTTCCCTTCCGACCCGGTCGGACGAAGGGACGGCATTAAGTGAAATGCTACGATACGTCGGATCACATGAGTTCCGTGGCTCCGGTCTCGACGATGTCCTCGTACGCGATTCTCGGCTGCGGGAGCGTCGGTCACGCTGTCGCCGAGGACCTCGACGCTGACGGCAAGGACGTGTTGATTCTCGATCGTGACGAGAGCCGCGTCGAAGCGCTCCGCGACCAGGACCTCGACGCGCGGCGAACGGACATCCGCGACGACGAGGTGGCGGACCTGGTAGCCGACCGGGACGTCCTCCTCATCCTGGCGTCGGACGTGGAGGCGAACAAGGCGGCGGTGTCGACGATCAGGGAACGAGGCGGCGACCAGTTCATCGTCGTCCGGGCCTCCGACCCCGTCTCCGAGGACGAACTCACCGAGGCGGGCGCGGACGTCGTCATCAACCCCTCGCAGGTGATCGCGGAGTCGGCCCTTCGGGCACTGGAGACGGGAGAACTGGAGTACAAGGCCCAGCAGCTCGCGGAACTCCTCGGCTCGACCGACGGGACACTCGCAATCCTCACCCACGACAACCCCGATCCGGACTCCATCGCGAGCGCGGTCGCACTTCGGGCTATCGCCGAGGCCCACGGCGTGGAGGCGGACATCATCTACGACGGCGACATCGGCCACCAGGAGAACCGGGCGTTCGTGAACCTCCTCGGCATCGAACTCCTCCCCCTCTCCGAGGTGGAGTCACTGGAGAATTACCCGCTGATCGCGCTGGTCGACCACATGAAGTCGGGTGACCTCGGCCTCGACACCGAGGTCGACATCTTCATCGACCACTACGAACCGGAGACCGACTACGACGCCGGCTTCATCGACGTGCGGCCGAACGTCTCCTCGACGTCGACCA includes the following:
- a CDS encoding DHH family phosphoesterase gives rise to the protein MSSVAPVSTMSSYAILGCGSVGHAVAEDLDADGKDVLILDRDESRVEALRDQDLDARRTDIRDDEVADLVADRDVLLILASDVEANKAAVSTIRERGGDQFIVVRASDPVSEDELTEAGADVVINPSQVIAESALRALETGELEYKAQQLAELLGSTDGTLAILTHDNPDPDSIASAVALRAIAEAHGVEADIIYDGDIGHQENRAFVNLLGIELLPLSEVESLENYPLIALVDHMKSGDLGLDTEVDIFIDHYEPETDYDAGFIDVRPNVSSTSTILTKYIQEFDLSPSEAVATALLYGIRAETLDFKRDTTPADLTAAAYLYPFADHDTLEQVESPSMSPETLDVLAEAIQNRQVQGSHLVSNAGFIRDRDALAQAAQHLLNLEGITTTAVFGIADDTIYLAARSKDIRINIGNILDDAYGSVGEAGGHSTQGSVEIPLGLFTGIEASENNRDTLLSLAEEAVRKKLFDAMGVESTGETGNGS